The Vibrio sp. 10N DNA window CTGGGTGTCATTGGTGGGGTGATGGGAATGATCCTCCATGTAACAGAGGAGATGGACTGATGGAAATGTTGTGGAGTGTTGTTGTGGGTGTGTTTGTCGCATCTGGAATTTATTTGATGCTGGAAAGACACTTGCTCAGAGTCCTATTTGGCCTGACTTTGCTGAGTAGCGCAGTCAATCTTGCCATCTTTAATGCAGGTCGATTAACACCAGGCAATCCGCCGCTCATTGATGCTGATTCTGTCTTGCCTCATATGGATGCCGCGAACCCGTTACCTCAAGCGCTAATCTTAACGGCTATCGTGATTGGCTTTGGACTTTTAGTGTTTGCTTTAGTGTTGTTCTACCGCGCTTATGAAGAAACGCAGTCAGCGGATATTGATGAAATGAAATACTCAGAGGAGCAGGTGTAATGTCAATGTGGTTAACCTTGCCTGTCATCATGTCTGCCTTGACCGCTGTGTTGGTGTTCTTCGCCAGACATAACCATAAGCTTGCTGAAGCGGTGAGTGGTACGAGTGCACTGTTTACCTTGCTAGGTAGTGTGTTCTTGCTGAACGGCGTTTTAGACAATGGCCCTCAAGCAGTCGCATTCGGCCAATGGGCGGCGCCTTTTGGTATCGTGTTCGTTGCCGACTTTTTAGCGGCGGCGATGGTGGTCATTACCGCAATTATTGGCGTAGTGAGTGTGTTTTATGCCATGGCGGATCTAAAACAGAAACCGTCATATGGCGTATTTCATTCGCTGATTCATGTCCTCCTAGCGGGTGTGTACGGCGCATTCTTGACCGGTGACATTTTTAACCTTTACGTTTGGTTTGAAGTCATGCTGATCGCTTCATTCGGCCTTATGGTGCTAGATGCGAATCGTAAGCAAGTTGATGGTGCGGTGAAGTATGTGATGCTGAACTTTATCTCGACGCTGATGTTCTTGCTGGCGATTGGTCTGCTTTATGGCGCAACTGGCACGCTGAGTTTGGCGGACTTGCACAGTAAGGCTGC harbors:
- a CDS encoding Na+/H+ antiporter subunit C, with the protein product MEMLWSVVVGVFVASGIYLMLERHLLRVLFGLTLLSSAVNLAIFNAGRLTPGNPPLIDADSVLPHMDAANPLPQALILTAIVIGFGLLVFALVLFYRAYEETQSADIDEMKYSEEQV